Proteins found in one Candidatus Delongbacteria bacterium genomic segment:
- a CDS encoding 3-methyl-2-oxobutanoate dehydrogenase subunit VorB: MTEAQLAEKYLMKGNEALAEAAIRAGLEGYFGYPITPQSEVLEYFSRELPKRGIAYVQAESEVAAINMVYGGAACGKRVMTTTSSPGFSLMQEGVSYIACAELPCVLVNIQRGGPGLGTIQSSQGDYFQAVKGGGHGDYRLITLTPNSVQEMADMTQHAFDLAEKYKNPVLILADGAMGQMMEPVEFKERVVLDKDISWATTGKPANRDANVITSLYIQPEEMEAKNFQLQAKYKLIEENETDYELYNMEDAEIAAVAFGLSSRIVKKAVDLAREQGVKLGLIRPKMVWPFPKDIIRKYIGQVKYFVSIEMNAGQMIEDIKLTVNGEARVEFFGKFGGIVPAPQEIVEFVKSKSL; encoded by the coding sequence ATGACGGAGGCACAATTGGCTGAAAAATATTTGATGAAAGGTAACGAAGCTCTTGCTGAAGCTGCCATCAGAGCAGGGCTAGAAGGTTATTTTGGTTATCCGATCACTCCTCAAAGTGAAGTTTTGGAATATTTTTCCAGAGAACTTCCAAAAAGAGGAATTGCTTATGTTCAGGCAGAATCTGAAGTAGCAGCAATTAACATGGTTTATGGTGGTGCTGCTTGTGGTAAAAGAGTTATGACAACAACTTCTTCTCCAGGTTTTTCTTTAATGCAGGAAGGTGTATCTTATATAGCATGTGCTGAACTTCCTTGCGTTCTTGTAAATATTCAAAGAGGTGGTCCTGGTCTTGGCACTATACAATCATCTCAAGGTGATTATTTCCAAGCCGTTAAAGGTGGAGGTCATGGTGATTATCGTTTAATAACACTAACTCCAAATTCAGTTCAAGAAATGGCTGATATGACTCAACATGCTTTTGATTTAGCTGAAAAATATAAAAATCCAGTTCTGATTCTTGCCGATGGTGCGATGGGTCAGATGATGGAGCCTGTTGAGTTTAAAGAAAGAGTTGTTCTAGACAAAGATATTAGCTGGGCTACTACTGGTAAACCTGCAAACAGAGATGCTAATGTTATCACTTCTCTGTATATTCAACCAGAAGAGATGGAAGCTAAAAATTTCCAACTTCAAGCAAAATATAAATTAATTGAAGAGAATGAAACTGATTATGAGCTTTACAATATGGAAGACGCTGAAATAGCAGCTGTTGCTTTTGGTCTTTCATCAAGAATTGTAAAAAAAGCTGTGGATCTTGCTAGAGAGCAAGGTGTTAAACTTGGTTTAATCAGACCAAAAATGGTATGGCCTTTTCCTAAAGATATCATCAGAAAATATATTGGACAGGTAAAATATTTTGTTTCAATAGAGATGAATGCTGGTCAGATGATTGAAGATATCAAGCTTACAGTTAATGGTGAAGCAAGAGTAGAATTTTTTGGCAAATTTGGTGGTATTGTTCCTGCTCCACAGGAAATAGTTGAATTTGTTAAAAGCAAAAGTTTATAA
- a CDS encoding 2-oxoglutarate oxidoreductase, with the protein MRDGHEYEVAWKKPDLKPKQMHYCPGCGHGTLEKIIQEVIDEMGIQEKTIGVAPVGCSVFAYDYMNVDMQEAAHGRACAVATGISRVLPDHAVFTIQGDGDLAAIGTAETIHACNRGENIVIFFYNNAIYGMTGGQMAPTTLPGQITSSSPYGRDVTKAGAPIKIANIVSLLDGVCYVTRVAPNNLANVKKMKQAVRKAFENSLNKKGTSFVEIVGNCPSGWKLTPVDSYKWWEENMIPAYPLGDIKTEGGLK; encoded by the coding sequence ATGAGAGATGGACATGAGTATGAAGTGGCCTGGAAAAAACCTGATCTAAAACCTAAGCAAATGCACTATTGCCCTGGTTGTGGCCACGGAACTTTGGAAAAAATTATTCAGGAAGTTATAGATGAGATGGGAATTCAGGAAAAAACTATTGGTGTAGCACCAGTTGGATGTTCTGTTTTCGCTTATGATTATATGAATGTTGATATGCAGGAAGCAGCTCACGGTAGAGCTTGTGCAGTTGCTACAGGTATCTCAAGAGTATTACCAGATCACGCTGTATTTACAATCCAGGGAGATGGTGACCTTGCAGCTATCGGAACTGCTGAAACTATTCATGCTTGTAACAGAGGTGAAAATATTGTTATTTTCTTCTATAATAACGCAATTTATGGTATGACTGGTGGACAGATGGCTCCAACTACATTACCTGGTCAAATTACCTCATCTTCTCCATATGGTAGAGATGTAACAAAAGCTGGTGCACCTATTAAAATTGCAAATATTGTTTCTCTTCTTGATGGAGTTTGCTATGTAACTAGAGTAGCTCCAAATAATCTTGCAAATGTTAAGAAAATGAAACAAGCAGTAAGAAAAGCATTTGAAAACTCTTTAAATAAAAAGGGTACTTCATTTGTTGAAATCGTTGGAAACTGTCCATCTGGATGGAAATTAACTCCGGTTGATTCATATAAATGGTGGGAAGAAAACATGATTCCTGCTTATCCTCTAGGTGATATTAAGACAGAAGGAGGGTTGAAATAA
- a CDS encoding response regulator: MIKMLVAEDDLTSRIMICTNLKKWGYNIVEAKDGNEAETFLKTDKDINFAVLDWMMPGKDGPELIKLIKDEISKDKPFYVILLTSKKESEDVIFGLNAGADDFIEKPYDMNELKARISVGERILDLTRRVEERERLNGVLEMAGAVSHEFNQPLQVLLLQCEFLLNNRSKFDEDLVKRIVSIEDSVVKIGELTRKLMNITTYRVKKYVNDKNIIDIMGSGD; encoded by the coding sequence ATGATAAAGATGCTTGTAGCAGAGGATGATTTGACATCAAGGATAATGATATGTACAAATCTAAAAAAATGGGGATATAATATCGTGGAAGCTAAGGATGGTAATGAAGCTGAAACTTTTCTTAAAACAGATAAGGATATTAATTTTGCGGTGCTGGATTGGATGATGCCTGGAAAGGATGGTCCTGAATTAATAAAACTTATTAAAGATGAGATTTCAAAAGATAAGCCATTTTATGTAATTTTATTAACTTCAAAAAAAGAGAGTGAAGATGTCATTTTTGGTCTTAATGCTGGGGCTGATGATTTTATTGAGAAACCTTATGATATGAATGAGTTAAAAGCGAGAATTTCAGTGGGTGAGAGAATTCTTGACTTGACAAGAAGAGTAGAGGAGCGAGAGAGACTCAATGGAGTCTTGGAAATGGCTGGAGCTGTTTCCCATGAATTTAATCAGCCTTTGCAGGTATTATTACTTCAGTGTGAATTTTTGTTAAATAATCGAAGTAAATTTGATGAAGACCTAGTAAAAAGGATTGTTAGTATTGAAGATTCAGTAGTCAAAATTGGAGAATTGACTAGAAAACTTATGAATATCACGACGTATCGTGTGAAAAAATATGTTAATGATAAAAATATTATTGATATAATGGGTTCAGGTGATTAG
- a CDS encoding 4Fe-4S dicluster domain-containing protein: MAQKGFIEVDIECCKGCALCVEACPPKIKAIELRKKTNSKGYYPAQQINDLCIGCTACALVCPDSCITVYKLKK, from the coding sequence ATGGCTCAAAAAGGATTTATCGAAGTTGATATCGAGTGTTGCAAAGGATGTGCTTTGTGCGTCGAAGCCTGCCCGCCAAAGATTAAAGCTATTGAGTTGAGAAAAAAGACCAATTCGAAAGGTTATTATCCTGCTCAACAGATTAATGATTTGTGTATTGGTTGTACAGCATGTGCACTGGTATGTCCTGACAGCTGTATCACGGTTTACAAATTAAAAAAATAA